A genomic window from Candidatus Melainabacteria bacterium includes:
- the deoC gene encoding deoxyribose-phosphate aldolase, which produces MSKDLAKTFDQSILYPEVVSQEEIRKVVSDAMKFNFRGVVVHPCNIKFVKNLLENYSILTISVCDFPHGKGLTKSRVKDVKEILKLGADEIDIVANYQFLKEGNIRDFKKDLKAVTKVMEGKTLKIILEVDLLSEKQIRTAIQVISKIANEENAKLVIKTKTGFAGDKVSNISVVNLIKNTLDELSQYGEDKIRIKASGGIRTREEAIQLLEEGAHILGVSKGTDILTAL; this is translated from the coding sequence ATGAGTAAAGATTTAGCAAAAACTTTTGATCAAAGTATTTTATATCCTGAAGTAGTTTCACAAGAAGAAATAAGAAAAGTTGTTTCAGATGCAATGAAATTTAATTTTAGAGGAGTAGTAGTTCATCCATGCAACATAAAGTTTGTTAAAAATTTATTAGAAAATTACTCTATCCTAACAATTTCAGTCTGTGACTTTCCTCATGGTAAGGGCTTAACTAAAAGCAGAGTTAAAGACGTAAAAGAGATTTTAAAACTTGGGGCTGATGAAATTGATATTGTTGCAAATTATCAATTTTTAAAAGAAGGAAATATCAGAGATTTTAAAAAAGATTTAAAAGCAGTTACTAAAGTAATGGAAGGTAAAACTTTAAAAATTATTTTAGAAGTAGATCTCTTAAGTGAAAAACAAATCAGGACAGCTATTCAAGTAATAAGTAAAATTGCAAATGAAGAAAATGCTAAGCTTGTTATTAAGACAAAGACTGGTTTTGCAGGAGACAAAGTCTCAAATATTAGTGTTGTAAATCTAATTAAAAACACATTAGATGAGTTAAGTCAATACGGTGAAGATAAAATTAGAATTAAAGCTTCAGGTGGAATTAGAACTCGTGAAGAAGCAATTCAACTCTTAGAAGAAGGGGCTCATATTTTAGGGGTTAGTAAAGGAACAGATATTCTGACGGCTTTGTAA